In the Bremerella alba genome, one interval contains:
- a CDS encoding serine/threonine-protein kinase has product MFNKGDKPIPGYRLERFLGRGQFGEVWAADGPGGTLVALKFIALQQKTGIRELKSVQAVKRIKHANLCSVNAMWLLGYDGEVLDDHEIDLLIRNQAKEQQAASQTLAIEQTQTLNNPQYLVVSMTLAEGSLDERLKSYGQGGIPREELLDYMLQTARGIDYLNSPVHDVGGEKVGIQHRDIKPANLLFAGDSVLVGDFGVAAAFGEYDTEATSVVGSLCYMSPESIKRIPSSSSDQYALAITYYQLRTGTLPFEPTVSFAELVDIHVRGKLQFPLVSDHEKAVLNKATGTNPKQRYANCVEFAKALAPPVEAMDSGPKFAVPFPAIIAGGVAAVVLVGALLWGILGGGFGGTSNANTGPQLVPQTIVFSPEQATYDITIIPQEPREEITSSGSSFANVDLLPSDKLHITATSQDSFYQPIDEEMSFDELVRTDWKVTLKPVSAEAMLKQITALAAQGNWEQATTRFAQAAAMHPELKNKPAPESVELRGTPAVVTHSLAQNRLATAISTDGSSKLGTVSLDASLESPAHVAIDSLPYQIHLPANTPWAVLMQDSAASVISLDKSGKPYEINLGKPGETLYRQATSSAMSPNAEAILVGQDHKMVTLLTTGDGEQPITKTGESTFPTRVDAVGFTPDGKFCFAMGIDGDIRRWPVKTFGDAAAQDFQVSDIDEEVLAIHPLSESRLFAFTETKLLDIQLSDSDTTAQAKLVTDLRSGLVVSRMTADQKHLVYSTQGESQPLSILAIETGEVFSIRPPEIQGLVEDFDISANSRWLVYVDSQGALFAIDLSQQPMLPLPLLPPPGERIKFVRIASKSMEVVTLAEDGTTTWWNLAQLLLAAQANTN; this is encoded by the coding sequence ATGTTTAACAAGGGTGACAAGCCGATCCCCGGTTATCGGCTAGAACGTTTTCTGGGCCGCGGACAATTTGGCGAAGTCTGGGCAGCCGATGGCCCAGGCGGAACGCTGGTCGCCCTGAAGTTCATTGCGCTGCAGCAAAAAACGGGCATTCGCGAGTTAAAATCAGTACAAGCCGTTAAACGGATCAAGCACGCCAATCTTTGCAGCGTGAATGCCATGTGGCTGTTGGGCTACGATGGCGAAGTTCTCGACGATCACGAGATCGATCTGCTGATCCGCAATCAAGCTAAAGAACAACAAGCCGCATCGCAAACGCTGGCCATCGAGCAGACTCAAACGCTTAACAATCCGCAGTACCTGGTTGTCAGCATGACGCTGGCCGAAGGCAGCCTCGACGAACGCCTGAAAAGTTACGGCCAAGGCGGCATCCCGCGCGAAGAGCTGCTCGACTACATGCTTCAAACGGCCCGCGGAATCGATTACCTCAACTCACCAGTCCACGATGTCGGCGGCGAAAAGGTCGGGATTCAGCATCGCGACATCAAACCAGCGAACCTGCTATTCGCAGGCGACTCGGTCCTGGTTGGCGATTTCGGCGTGGCAGCCGCCTTTGGTGAATACGACACCGAAGCGACCAGCGTCGTGGGCAGCCTGTGCTACATGTCGCCTGAGTCGATCAAACGCATCCCCTCTTCCAGTTCCGATCAGTACGCGTTGGCGATTACGTACTATCAACTGCGAACTGGCACGCTTCCCTTTGAACCGACCGTTTCGTTTGCTGAACTGGTCGACATTCACGTCCGCGGCAAGCTTCAGTTTCCCCTCGTATCCGATCACGAAAAAGCCGTCCTCAACAAAGCGACCGGCACCAATCCCAAGCAGCGTTACGCCAACTGCGTAGAGTTCGCCAAGGCACTTGCCCCGCCGGTTGAAGCGATGGACAGTGGACCCAAGTTCGCGGTCCCCTTCCCTGCCATCATTGCCGGCGGCGTTGCCGCTGTGGTGCTCGTCGGCGCGCTGCTCTGGGGAATTCTCGGAGGAGGTTTCGGTGGTACGTCCAATGCGAACACCGGTCCGCAGTTGGTGCCGCAGACGATTGTCTTCTCGCCAGAACAAGCCACCTACGATATTACAATCATCCCACAAGAGCCGCGTGAAGAGATCACCTCAAGCGGAAGTTCCTTCGCCAATGTCGACCTGCTTCCATCGGACAAGTTGCACATCACGGCTACCTCGCAAGATTCCTTCTATCAACCCATCGACGAGGAAATGTCGTTCGACGAGTTGGTTCGTACCGACTGGAAAGTAACGCTCAAGCCGGTCTCGGCAGAAGCGATGCTCAAGCAGATTACGGCCTTGGCCGCACAGGGAAACTGGGAACAGGCTACCACACGCTTCGCCCAAGCTGCCGCGATGCACCCTGAGCTGAAAAACAAGCCGGCCCCCGAATCGGTAGAGCTTCGCGGCACGCCAGCGGTGGTCACTCATTCGCTCGCCCAGAATCGTTTGGCAACGGCCATCAGTACCGATGGTTCCAGCAAACTGGGAACCGTTTCGCTTGACGCCTCACTGGAAAGCCCAGCACACGTCGCGATCGATTCGCTTCCCTATCAAATTCATCTCCCTGCGAATACACCGTGGGCTGTCCTGATGCAGGATAGCGCCGCCTCGGTGATCTCGCTTGACAAGTCTGGCAAGCCTTACGAGATCAACCTCGGCAAACCGGGCGAAACGCTCTATCGGCAGGCAACCTCTTCGGCCATGTCCCCCAATGCCGAAGCCATCTTGGTCGGTCAGGACCACAAAATGGTAACTCTTCTCACCACCGGCGACGGAGAGCAACCGATCACCAAAACGGGCGAATCGACCTTTCCAACTCGCGTCGATGCCGTTGGGTTCACGCCTGACGGAAAGTTCTGTTTCGCCATGGGCATCGACGGTGACATACGACGCTGGCCGGTCAAAACGTTTGGCGACGCGGCGGCTCAAGACTTCCAGGTTTCCGATATCGACGAAGAAGTCTTGGCCATTCACCCTCTTTCCGAAAGCCGTCTGTTTGCCTTCACAGAAACGAAGCTGTTAGACATTCAGCTTTCCGACAGCGACACAACCGCGCAAGCCAAGCTGGTAACCGATCTGCGTTCCGGCCTCGTGGTCAGCCGCATGACTGCGGATCAAAAGCATCTGGTTTACAGCACCCAGGGAGAGTCGCAACCACTTTCTATCCTGGCGATCGAAACCGGGGAAGTCTTCAGCATTCGCCCGCCTGAGATCCAAGGCCTCGTCGAGGACTTCGACATTTCCGCGAACAGTCGTTGGTTAGTTTACGTCGACTCTCAAGGAGCCCTGTTCGCCATCGACCTATCCCAACAACCGATGCTACCGCTACCCCTTCTGCCCCCACCAGGCGAACGCATTAAGTTCGTTCGCATCGCATCGAAAAGCATGGAGGTCGTCACCCTGGCAGAAGATGGCACAACCACCTGGTGGAACCTGGCCCAACTCCTCCTGGCAGCTCAAGCGAACACGAACTAA
- the tnpA gene encoding IS200/IS605 family transposase: protein MPQSYARLYVHIIFSTRQRKRWIQREWAPRLYEYFAGTIRRRNSDLVLAGGVEDHVHLLVSLSREACVADVVRDVKAASSSWVHENIREASLFAWQNGYSAFSVSHSALPDVKNYIANQEDHHQTWTFREKLIAFFARHEIEFQEEYLDA, encoded by the coding sequence GTGCCGCAGTCCTACGCTCGACTCTACGTTCACATCATCTTCAGCACCAGGCAACGCAAACGCTGGATCCAGCGCGAATGGGCTCCCCGATTGTATGAATACTTCGCTGGCACCATCCGTAGACGCAACTCCGATTTAGTTCTCGCCGGAGGGGTGGAAGACCACGTTCATCTGCTCGTCTCGTTATCGCGGGAAGCATGCGTAGCCGATGTCGTTCGCGACGTAAAAGCCGCTTCGAGCAGTTGGGTTCACGAGAACATCCGCGAGGCGAGCCTATTTGCCTGGCAGAACGGGTACTCCGCGTTTTCGGTAAGCCATTCGGCCTTACCAGATGTCAAGAATTACATCGCCAATCAAGAAGATCACCATCAGACTTGGACCTTCCGCGAAAAACTAATCGCCTTCTTTGCAAGGCATGAAATCGAGTTCCAAGAAGAGTACTTGGATGCGTAA
- a CDS encoding vWA domain-containing protein: protein MTGEFFASEFSSNQSQKERNVLQPQWLRRLGLTLAGLLCCVLIGNTLTVSTLFAQDTQPTAASALDSIFNVRTAPDAKSMGIFQGSFLDAIRPETPSIQIAFLVDTTESMAQELPGIREKVPQVIADLKRASGTKVEVAIVSFADSGKTNKPLVGISNGFSDNDAAVQKMIDSLQPQSGRPYFPEAVDLAVFKTIQDLPWSEDEKATRWLMLITDAPPYDTSFDEPKTQSRRWYETDALVNVANQRGINIHGLLCESRPEEREAFTATVDKTRNFMGQLSSRTGGLMLDLSFSQIKEKVASAAKRPRADFTFVGAITDDDISQAKQEAEKQFGDLTSVRVAVMPHIPWNAMTFYHEDPGVRFASQLRYTLGRLPGVKTVSSRQIESEFLRLKSGPVDPSQWPQALCLRLQADILIVGDLRANRDLFDVQSQVYVANSAKPIAAISASGSEDVLMASYLKAIPETRPTTGPMVLLTKAVNSEQATDLREFWPGILGQMNSKEQGDLLSAMDLIEKSVDISVDSQQRAEHLESAIGLLKPMTESADANAFTYSLLASANYNLAKTREEQGQATQAKSDMQDAIGYLTKAFDGRRQLNDRLLQAEIEADHALLVRKDFPAAVRRYQSITQFSEASLLKMALRAHWMLAGVQCGDWGASDADDFQPNTQLARKHLIHILAFWPESEEARVIQKYMRWDSGDGKTGTPYFPKEGDLLLTAK from the coding sequence ATGACTGGTGAATTTTTTGCCAGCGAATTTTCGTCGAATCAATCGCAGAAGGAACGAAACGTGCTTCAACCGCAGTGGCTTCGACGTTTGGGATTAACGCTCGCTGGTTTGTTGTGTTGCGTACTAATTGGAAACACGCTAACCGTTTCCACTCTTTTTGCGCAAGATACCCAACCTACGGCCGCCTCGGCGCTCGATTCGATTTTCAACGTTCGAACGGCACCCGATGCCAAAAGCATGGGAATCTTTCAAGGCAGCTTTCTCGATGCAATTCGGCCTGAGACGCCCAGCATCCAGATTGCCTTCCTTGTCGATACGACCGAAAGCATGGCTCAAGAGCTGCCAGGCATTCGCGAGAAAGTTCCTCAGGTGATCGCCGATTTGAAGCGGGCCAGCGGAACGAAGGTGGAAGTCGCCATCGTCTCGTTTGCCGACAGTGGAAAAACGAACAAACCGCTGGTGGGTATTTCCAATGGGTTCTCCGACAACGACGCAGCGGTCCAAAAGATGATCGACTCGCTGCAGCCGCAGTCGGGGCGTCCTTATTTTCCGGAAGCGGTCGATCTGGCTGTCTTCAAGACGATTCAAGACTTGCCGTGGTCGGAAGACGAAAAGGCGACACGGTGGCTGATGTTGATCACCGATGCACCTCCCTACGATACTTCGTTTGACGAACCCAAGACTCAATCTCGCCGCTGGTACGAGACCGATGCCTTGGTGAATGTGGCGAACCAACGCGGCATCAACATTCATGGGCTATTGTGCGAAAGCCGCCCGGAAGAACGAGAAGCGTTCACGGCGACGGTCGATAAAACCCGCAATTTCATGGGCCAGTTAAGCTCGCGGACCGGCGGCTTGATGTTGGATCTTTCGTTTTCGCAGATCAAGGAGAAAGTTGCCAGCGCGGCCAAGCGACCCAGGGCCGATTTCACCTTCGTAGGGGCGATCACCGACGACGATATCAGCCAAGCCAAGCAGGAAGCTGAAAAGCAGTTTGGTGACCTGACCTCGGTGCGGGTAGCTGTCATGCCGCACATTCCCTGGAATGCGATGACGTTTTATCACGAAGACCCAGGCGTGCGATTTGCCTCGCAGCTTCGCTACACGTTGGGGCGTTTGCCTGGCGTGAAGACTGTTTCCAGTCGTCAAATCGAATCCGAATTTCTGCGGCTGAAGTCGGGTCCGGTCGATCCATCGCAATGGCCGCAGGCACTATGTTTACGGCTGCAAGCCGACATCTTGATTGTGGGTGATCTGCGAGCCAACCGTGATCTGTTCGACGTGCAATCGCAAGTTTACGTGGCGAATTCCGCCAAGCCGATTGCAGCGATTTCGGCCAGCGGATCGGAAGACGTGCTGATGGCTTCGTACTTGAAAGCGATCCCAGAGACGCGTCCGACCACGGGACCGATGGTGCTGCTGACCAAAGCCGTCAACAGCGAGCAGGCAACCGACCTCCGCGAGTTCTGGCCTGGTATTCTCGGCCAGATGAATTCCAAAGAGCAAGGCGATTTACTCTCGGCGATGGATTTGATCGAGAAGTCGGTCGACATCTCGGTCGATTCGCAGCAGCGGGCAGAGCATTTGGAATCGGCGATTGGTCTCCTTAAACCGATGACCGAAAGTGCGGATGCCAATGCATTCACTTACTCGCTATTGGCCAGCGCGAACTACAACCTCGCTAAGACTCGGGAAGAGCAAGGCCAGGCCACCCAGGCGAAGTCTGATATGCAAGATGCGATCGGTTACCTGACCAAGGCGTTCGATGGCCGCCGTCAATTGAACGACCGTCTACTGCAAGCCGAGATTGAAGCCGATCATGCACTCTTAGTGCGAAAGGACTTTCCAGCGGCCGTGCGGCGTTATCAGTCGATCACCCAGTTCAGCGAAGCCTCGCTATTGAAGATGGCCTTGCGAGCCCATTGGATGCTGGCTGGTGTTCAGTGTGGCGATTGGGGAGCGAGCGATGCGGACGACTTCCAGCCCAATACGCAGCTTGCCCGCAAGCACCTGATTCACATCTTAGCGTTCTGGCCCGAGTCAGAAGAGGCCCGCGTCATTCAAAAGTACATGCGCTGGGATTCAGGCGACGGCAAGACAGGCACGCCTTACTTCCCAAAAGAAGGCGACCTCTTGCTGACTGCGAAATGA